A genomic segment from Drosophila miranda strain MSH22 chromosome 3, D.miranda_PacBio2.1, whole genome shotgun sequence encodes:
- the LOC117188449 gene encoding neo-calmodulin-like, with the protein MDTGEISLSPEQIKEIREAFAVYDKDNTGAITCRELGVVMRSLGQTPTEAELYDMIEEIDADNNGTIEFVEFLQMMSKNYQVLNKDESVRAAFVLFDRDADGFISAQEMKAVILSLGEKMSDQEFDEMFREVDLDNDGQLSFDEFLYAYRN; encoded by the coding sequence ATGGATACCGGGGAAATCAGCCTAAGTCCCGAACAAATTAAGGAGATTCGGGAGGCTTTCGCCGTTTACGACAAAGACAACACCGGCGCGATCACCTGCCGCGAGCTGGGGGTCGTTATGCGCTCCCTGGGACAGACGCCCACCGAGGCCGAGCTGTACGACATGATCGAGGAGATCGACGCGGACAACAACGGCACGATTGAGTTCGTCGAGTTTCTCCAGATGATGTCCAAGAACTATCAGGTGCTCAACAAGGACGAGTCCGTGAGGGCCGCATTCGTTTTGTTCGATCGCGACGCCGATGGGTTTATATCAGCGCAGGAGATGAAGGCCGTCATCCTCAGTCTGGGGGAGAAGATGAGCGACCAGGAGTTCGACGAGATGTTCCGAGAGGTCGATTTGGACAACGATGGGCAGCTAAGCTTCGATGAGTTTCTTTATGCATATAGAAACTAG
- the LOC108158052 gene encoding low-density lipoprotein receptor-like isoform X1 translates to MNKECVPAYCRCDSEKDCLDKSDEVGCPTCRVNQFSCQSTEGRDKTLICDGTTSDNCDNVHDEADCCKRPESFSVPSTSFASAALLCDGPASDIFAHRDKNRALMAPSKKLSKQEARRQALPFKDFKNAIENLPAKPYEVQRDQAADEDGAKDYG, encoded by the exons ATGAATAAGGAATGCGTACCCGCCTACTGTCGCTGTGACAGCGAAAAGGACTGCCTGGACAAGTCGGATGAAGTGGGATGTCCCACATGCCGGGTGAATCAGTTCAGCTGCCAGTCAACCGAGGGCAGAGACAAGACTCTGATCTGCGATGGTACCACCAGTGACAACTGTGACAATGTCCACGATGAGGCCGACTGCTGCAAGCGACCTGAGAGTTTCAGTGTCCCATCAACCAG CTTTGCATCGGCCGCCCTGCTCTGCGATGGCCCTGCCTCGGATATTTTCGCGCACCGAGACAAAAATCGGGCTTTAATGGCTCCATCGAAGAAATTAAGTAAGCA GGAAGCACGCCGTCAAGCACTCCCTTTTAAAGACTTTAAAAATGCAATAGAGAACCTGCCGGCTAAGCCATATGAGGTGCAACGCGACCAAGCTGCGGATGAAGATGGAGCGAAAGACTATGGATGA
- the LOC117185688 gene encoding uncharacterized protein LOC117185688 isoform X1: MHRSLKPHASTAQAKKVQPPTIPGDPLQQQQQQQHHQHYHPLQQLPASPSGGHHQPLIPLYRLSGPLRHHHQQQQQTDDGISMSGSSIVSSPSLEEGGFNLPRETSVALRMKDEAGGGPPMAVTGGPAPPAAAKTSAPLPSIVPCPPPVFCATLREPLTHKAAVYYHQQLALQEDQGIDLTQSPGRDSPGSSSGSAGSGSRHSTASLDSGRASSYLTGVSSSGASIRAPLSSPRCSSVSSCSIGSVDRQRNDELIIDWLLEMKHEEYAQLFIAAGYDLPTIARMTPEDLTAIGIKNPHHRERIKQRIDKLQVLDNLPHFVPGSIEEWLQLLRLEEYIQPLLEQNYKTVRDVTQVTWEDLEDIGIVKLGHQKKILLAIKRVKDIISGKWNPGGANAYQQQEYQRKPWQFNVPIPSTPSYVPTTRVSWDDTKIYATSNVLNNTAPAGSLCLGQGSSSSSSCSSSNGDAYYCTGSNHECCSGNDVVLIKVRQPRGKSLESLEDIHDNSTRSHLTFSHYTTTDYGHFGPPTTAAAAAAMAAAATLQQQHHHQQLLQQQQAAAARLLGSNAAAMAWRRSYDDGDITPTNDATRELLYEEGGGTLPRQQRGILQRAVLNTMPPLEHHHYMNAAAAAEYGAASGGEGGANYLSGSPLSGKKIAPEPPRRHCSIRNSRTLSGEGGATGSVQQPQQQAVGSQQQQQQQAQQMFYWQQQQAAAAAAAAAGSQQPIYANYATIQQTTAEIHCEKYHDNKSTSSIDSIDTIPFANENTGTIKQRLLNRQELGQASAGATTIPGSHPPHLHSSSSSSSSSSTNTIANIAHSFHSLKSSSSLHDATLARSESMGSTASGGSALHLRSPTLDAGIGGSSASMPASGEAMASPETAAPVTSVPPKVSVNVLNDIGNMLANLTDELDAMLEEEKRVGLNIDSE, translated from the exons ATGCATCGTTCGCTCAAGCCGCATGCGTCCACGGCACAAGCTAAGAAGGTTCAACCGCCAACGATTCCGGGGGATcctctgcagcagcagcagcagcagcagcatcaccaGCACTACCACCCACTCCAGCAGTTGCCTGCATCGCCCAGTGGAGGCCACCACCAGCCGTTGATACCGCTGTACCGGCTCAGCGGACCACTGCGCCACcaccatcaacagcagcagcagacggaCGATGGGATCAGCATGAGTGGCAGCAGCATTGTCTCGTCGCCCTCGCTGGAAGAGGGCGGCTTCAACCTGCCGCGCGAGACGAGCGTGGCCCTGCGCATGAAGGACGAGGCGGGTGGTGGGCCGCCAATGGCCGTGACCGGAGGTCCGGCTCCACCGGCCGCCGCGAAGACCTCCGCTCCGCTGCCCAGCATTGTGCCATGCCCGCCGCCCGTGTTCTGTGCCACGCTGCGCGAGCCGCTTACCCACAAGGCGGCGGTCTACTACCACCAGCAGCTGGCCCTGCAGGAGGACCAGGGCATCGATCTGACCCAGTCGCCGGGACGCGACTCGCCCGGCTCCTCCTCGGGATCGGCCGGCTCGGGCTCGCGACACAGCACCGCCAGCCTGGACTCTGGTCGTGCCTCCTCCTACCTGACGGGAGTCTCTTCGTCGGGCGCCTCCATCCGGGCCCCGCTTTCCTCGCCCCGTTGCAGCTCCGTCAGCTCCTGCTCGATCGGCAGCGTGGACCGACAGCGCAACGACGAGCTGATCATCGACTGGCTGCTGGAGATGAAGCACGAGGAGTACGCCCAGCTGTTCATCGCCGCCGGCTACGACTTGCCCACGATCGCCCGCATGACCCCGGAGGATCTCACCGCCATTGGTATCAAGAATCCGCATCATCGCGAGCGCATCAAGCAGCGCATCGACAAGCTGCAAGTTCTCGACAATCTGCCCCACTTTGTGCCG GGCTCTATTGAGGAATGGCTGCAGCTGTTGCGGCTGGAGGAGTACATACAGCCCCTGCTGGAGCAGAACTACAAGACGGTGCGGGATGTGACCCAAGTGACTTGGGAGGATCTCGAGGATATTGGCATCGTCAAGCTGGGGCACCAGAAGAAGATCCTGCTGGCCATCAAGCGGGTCAAGGACATCATTAGCGGCAAATGGAATCCAGGCGGTGCCAATGCATACCAACAGCAG GAGTACCAGCGGAAGCCGTGGCAATTCAATGTGCCCATACCAAGTACGCCATCTTATGTGCCAACCACTCGCGTCTCCTGGGACGACACGAAAATCTATGCCACCAGCAACGTGCTGAATAACACCGCCCCCGCGGGCAGCCTGTGCCTGGGGCaggggagcagcagcagcagcagctgcagcagcagcaacggagACGCCTACTACTGCACGGGCAGCAATCACGAGTGTTGCTCGGGCAACGATGTGGTGCTCATTAAG GTACGTCAGCCACGTGGCAAGAGCCTGGAATCGCTGGAGGACATACACGACAACAGCACGCGCAGCCATTTGACCTTTAGCCATTACACGACCACGGACTACGGCCACTTTGGGCCACCCACAACGGCAGCAGCTGCCGCAGCCATGGCCGCTGCCGCCacgctccagcagcagcaccaccaccagcagctgttgcagcagcagcaggcggcggcAGCCCGTCTACTGGGGAGCAATGCGGCAGCCATGGCCTGGCGGCGCTCCTACGACGACGGCGACATTACACCCACCAATGATGCCACGCGGGAGCTGCTCTACGAGGAGGGTGGTGGCACATTGCCCCGCCAGCAGCGTGGAATCCTGCAGAGAGCCGTGCTGAACACGATGCCACCTTTGGAGCATCACCACTACATGAATGCGGCGGCGGCCGCCGAGTACGGGGCAGCCAGCGGTGGCGAGGGAGGAGCG AACTATCTAAGCGGCAGCCCGTTGAGTGGGAAGAAGATTGCACCAGAGCCGCCCCGACGGCACTGCAGCATACGCAACTCCCGCACGCTGAGCGGAGAGGGAGGTGCCACCGGCTCAGTCCAACAGCCCCAGCAGCAGGCAGTGGgctcccagcagcagcagcaacagcaggcgcAACAAATGTTCTactggcagcaacagcaggcggCGGCCGCAGCAGCCGCGGCAGCGGGTAGCCAACAGCCGATCTATGCAAACTATGCCACCATACAGCAGACCACGGCGGAGATACACTGCGAGAAATACCACGACAATAAGTCCACTTCCAGCATCGATTCGATTGACACGATACCGTTTGCCAACGAGAACACGGGCACGATCAAGCAGCGGCTGCTGAATCGGCAGGAGCTGGGACAGGCCAGTGCTGGGGCCACAACCATTCCCGGCAGCCACCCACCCCACCTGCactcctccagctccagttccagctcctcctccaccaACACGATCGCCAACATAGCGCACTCGTTCCACTCGCTGAAGTCTTCGAGTTCGCTCCACGACGCGACTCTGGCGCGGAGCGAGAGCATGGGCAGCACGGCCAGCGGTGGCAGCGCCCTGCATCTGCGCTCCCCCACCCTGGACGCAGGCATTGGGGGATCGTCGGCGTCAATGCCAGCGAGCGGCGAAGCAATGGCATCGCCCGAGACAGCTGCCCCAGTGACGAGTGTGCCCCCGAAAGTGTCGGTGAATGTGCTGAACGATATTGGCAACATGCTGGCCAATCTCACGGACGAGCTGGACGCCATGCTCGAGGAGGAGAAGCGCGTGGGCCTCAACATTGACAGTGAATGA
- the LOC108159789 gene encoding neo-calmodulin-like has protein sequence MAATNLTLDQIEEIREAFQVFDRENKGCITCKELGTVMRSLGQNPTEAELYDMIDEIDLDGDGTIDFSEFLYMMSQRMEDLGSEESLLLGFKIFDRDDNGYISTLELKTTMMMLGEKVTDEEVREIMAEIDQDHDGRISYAEFLSAMRG, from the coding sequence ATGGCTGCCACAAACCTAACATTGGATCAGATCGAAGAGATTCGCGAGGCCTTCCAGGTGTTCGATCGCGAGAACAAAGGATGCATCACCTGCAAGGAGCTGGGAACTGTGATGCGTTCGCTGGGCCAGAACCCCACCGAGGCGGAGCTGTACGATATGATTGACGAGATCGATCTGGACGGGGATGGGACGATCGACTTCTCCGAGTTCCTGTACATGATGTCGCAACGGATGGAGGACCTCGGCAGCGAGGAGTCCCTGCTGCTGGGCTTCAAGATCTTCGATCGTGACGACAATGGCTATATAAGCACCCTCGAGCTGAAGACCACCATGATGATGCTGGGCGAGAAGGTGACGGACGAGGAGGTGCGCGAAATCATGGCCGAAATCGATCAGGATCACGATGGCAGGATCAGCTACGCCGAGTTTCTCAGTGCCATGCGGGGCTAG
- the LOC108158348 gene encoding uncharacterized protein LOC108158348 — MNVVTKLFNILAVFLLAQMPLMNAKPYDPNDPKIAECCLPPEGMFEAFYPREVEGIPNSASRPAHGHGSFFKHRNPALVDTKNAAAYGYRFDGKRRFNFD, encoded by the coding sequence ATGAATGTGGTTACAAAACTATTCAATATATTGGCTGTTTTCTTGTTGGCCCAAATGCCACTGATGAATGCCAAGCCCTATGATCCAAATGATCCCAAAATAGCAGAATGCTGCCTTCCACCTGAGGGCATGTTCGAGGCTTTCTATCCGCGGGAAGTTGAAGGAATCCCGAATAGCGCCTCTCGTCCCGCTCATGGTCATGGTAGTTTCTTTAAACATCGCAATCCTGCGCTGGTGGACACAAAAAATGCAGCAGCCTATGGCTATCGGTTCGATGGAAAGCGGCGATTTAATTTCGATTAG
- the LOC117188450 gene encoding pro-epidermal growth factor-like, protein MCRCQCPARISAPWTMIRSRITFTASKAGVTASSVLWQIAQSFLGESVSVNDTGDSEKPRNIAVHSMKRLLFWTDVGNHQAIIRARVDGNERLEANKLEGVTALALDQQSDMIYYAQASESM, encoded by the exons ATGTGCCGCTGCCAGTGTCCGGCAAGAATATCCGCGCCGTGGACTATGATCCGATCTCGCATTACATTTACTGC ATCGAAGGCAGGAGTCACAGCATCAAGCGTTCTCTGGCAAATAGCACAAAG CTTCCTGGGTGAATCCGTAAGCGTCAACGATACCGGGGACTCGGAAAAGCCTCGCAACATTGCCGTGCATTCTATGAAGCGTTTGCTCTTCTGGACAGATGTCGGCAACCATCAGGCCATCATTCGGGCCCGAGTCGATGGCAATGAGCGTTTGGAGGCCAACAAGCTGGAAGGAGTCACGGCGCTGGCCCTGGATCAACAGTCTGATATGATTTACTATGCCCAGGCAAGCGAATCGATGTGA
- the LOC108158052 gene encoding low-density lipoprotein receptor-like isoform X2 codes for MNKECVPAYCRCDSEKDCLDKSDEVGCPTCRVNQFSCQSTEGRDKTLICDGTTSDNCDNVHDEADCCKRPESFSVPSTSFASAALLCDGPASDIFAHRDKNRALMAPSKKLRKHAVKHSLLKTLKMQ; via the exons ATGAATAAGGAATGCGTACCCGCCTACTGTCGCTGTGACAGCGAAAAGGACTGCCTGGACAAGTCGGATGAAGTGGGATGTCCCACATGCCGGGTGAATCAGTTCAGCTGCCAGTCAACCGAGGGCAGAGACAAGACTCTGATCTGCGATGGTACCACCAGTGACAACTGTGACAATGTCCACGATGAGGCCGACTGCTGCAAGCGACCTGAGAGTTTCAGTGTCCCATCAACCAG CTTTGCATCGGCCGCCCTGCTCTGCGATGGCCCTGCCTCGGATATTTTCGCGCACCGAGACAAAAATCGGGCTTTAATGGCTCCATCGAAGAAATTAA GGAAGCACGCCGTCAAGCACTCCCTTTTAAAGACTTTAAAAATGCAATAG
- the LOC117185688 gene encoding caskin-2-like isoform X2 has translation MHRSLKPHASTAQAKKVQPPTIPGDPLQQQQQQQHHQHYHPLQQLPASPSGGHHQPLIPLYRLSGPLRHHHQQQQQTDDGISMSGSSIVSSPSLEEGGFNLPRETSVALRMKDEAGGGPPMAVTGGPAPPAAAKTSAPLPSIVPCPPPVFCATLREPLTHKAAVYYHQQLALQEDQGIDLTQSPGRDSPGSSSGSAGSGSRHSTASLDSGRASSYLTGVSSSGASIRAPLSSPRCSSVSSCSIGSVDRQRNDELIIDWLLEMKHEEYAQLFIAAGYDLPTIARMTPEDLTAIGIKNPHHRERIKQRIDKLQVLDNLPHFVPGSIEEWLQLLRLEEYIQPLLEQNYKTVRDVTQVTWEDLEDIGIVKLGHQKKILLAIKRVKDIISGKWNPGGANAYQQQVRQPRGKSLESLEDIHDNSTRSHLTFSHYTTTDYGHFGPPTTAAAAAAMAAAATLQQQHHHQQLLQQQQAAAARLLGSNAAAMAWRRSYDDGDITPTNDATRELLYEEGGGTLPRQQRGILQRAVLNTMPPLEHHHYMNAAAAAEYGAASGGEGGANYLSGSPLSGKKIAPEPPRRHCSIRNSRTLSGEGGATGSVQQPQQQAVGSQQQQQQQAQQMFYWQQQQAAAAAAAAAGSQQPIYANYATIQQTTAEIHCEKYHDNKSTSSIDSIDTIPFANENTGTIKQRLLNRQELGQASAGATTIPGSHPPHLHSSSSSSSSSSTNTIANIAHSFHSLKSSSSLHDATLARSESMGSTASGGSALHLRSPTLDAGIGGSSASMPASGEAMASPETAAPVTSVPPKVSVNVLNDIGNMLANLTDELDAMLEEEKRVGLNIDSE, from the exons ATGCATCGTTCGCTCAAGCCGCATGCGTCCACGGCACAAGCTAAGAAGGTTCAACCGCCAACGATTCCGGGGGATcctctgcagcagcagcagcagcagcagcatcaccaGCACTACCACCCACTCCAGCAGTTGCCTGCATCGCCCAGTGGAGGCCACCACCAGCCGTTGATACCGCTGTACCGGCTCAGCGGACCACTGCGCCACcaccatcaacagcagcagcagacggaCGATGGGATCAGCATGAGTGGCAGCAGCATTGTCTCGTCGCCCTCGCTGGAAGAGGGCGGCTTCAACCTGCCGCGCGAGACGAGCGTGGCCCTGCGCATGAAGGACGAGGCGGGTGGTGGGCCGCCAATGGCCGTGACCGGAGGTCCGGCTCCACCGGCCGCCGCGAAGACCTCCGCTCCGCTGCCCAGCATTGTGCCATGCCCGCCGCCCGTGTTCTGTGCCACGCTGCGCGAGCCGCTTACCCACAAGGCGGCGGTCTACTACCACCAGCAGCTGGCCCTGCAGGAGGACCAGGGCATCGATCTGACCCAGTCGCCGGGACGCGACTCGCCCGGCTCCTCCTCGGGATCGGCCGGCTCGGGCTCGCGACACAGCACCGCCAGCCTGGACTCTGGTCGTGCCTCCTCCTACCTGACGGGAGTCTCTTCGTCGGGCGCCTCCATCCGGGCCCCGCTTTCCTCGCCCCGTTGCAGCTCCGTCAGCTCCTGCTCGATCGGCAGCGTGGACCGACAGCGCAACGACGAGCTGATCATCGACTGGCTGCTGGAGATGAAGCACGAGGAGTACGCCCAGCTGTTCATCGCCGCCGGCTACGACTTGCCCACGATCGCCCGCATGACCCCGGAGGATCTCACCGCCATTGGTATCAAGAATCCGCATCATCGCGAGCGCATCAAGCAGCGCATCGACAAGCTGCAAGTTCTCGACAATCTGCCCCACTTTGTGCCG GGCTCTATTGAGGAATGGCTGCAGCTGTTGCGGCTGGAGGAGTACATACAGCCCCTGCTGGAGCAGAACTACAAGACGGTGCGGGATGTGACCCAAGTGACTTGGGAGGATCTCGAGGATATTGGCATCGTCAAGCTGGGGCACCAGAAGAAGATCCTGCTGGCCATCAAGCGGGTCAAGGACATCATTAGCGGCAAATGGAATCCAGGCGGTGCCAATGCATACCAACAGCAG GTACGTCAGCCACGTGGCAAGAGCCTGGAATCGCTGGAGGACATACACGACAACAGCACGCGCAGCCATTTGACCTTTAGCCATTACACGACCACGGACTACGGCCACTTTGGGCCACCCACAACGGCAGCAGCTGCCGCAGCCATGGCCGCTGCCGCCacgctccagcagcagcaccaccaccagcagctgttgcagcagcagcaggcggcggcAGCCCGTCTACTGGGGAGCAATGCGGCAGCCATGGCCTGGCGGCGCTCCTACGACGACGGCGACATTACACCCACCAATGATGCCACGCGGGAGCTGCTCTACGAGGAGGGTGGTGGCACATTGCCCCGCCAGCAGCGTGGAATCCTGCAGAGAGCCGTGCTGAACACGATGCCACCTTTGGAGCATCACCACTACATGAATGCGGCGGCGGCCGCCGAGTACGGGGCAGCCAGCGGTGGCGAGGGAGGAGCG AACTATCTAAGCGGCAGCCCGTTGAGTGGGAAGAAGATTGCACCAGAGCCGCCCCGACGGCACTGCAGCATACGCAACTCCCGCACGCTGAGCGGAGAGGGAGGTGCCACCGGCTCAGTCCAACAGCCCCAGCAGCAGGCAGTGGgctcccagcagcagcagcaacagcaggcgcAACAAATGTTCTactggcagcaacagcaggcggCGGCCGCAGCAGCCGCGGCAGCGGGTAGCCAACAGCCGATCTATGCAAACTATGCCACCATACAGCAGACCACGGCGGAGATACACTGCGAGAAATACCACGACAATAAGTCCACTTCCAGCATCGATTCGATTGACACGATACCGTTTGCCAACGAGAACACGGGCACGATCAAGCAGCGGCTGCTGAATCGGCAGGAGCTGGGACAGGCCAGTGCTGGGGCCACAACCATTCCCGGCAGCCACCCACCCCACCTGCactcctccagctccagttccagctcctcctccaccaACACGATCGCCAACATAGCGCACTCGTTCCACTCGCTGAAGTCTTCGAGTTCGCTCCACGACGCGACTCTGGCGCGGAGCGAGAGCATGGGCAGCACGGCCAGCGGTGGCAGCGCCCTGCATCTGCGCTCCCCCACCCTGGACGCAGGCATTGGGGGATCGTCGGCGTCAATGCCAGCGAGCGGCGAAGCAATGGCATCGCCCGAGACAGCTGCCCCAGTGACGAGTGTGCCCCCGAAAGTGTCGGTGAATGTGCTGAACGATATTGGCAACATGCTGGCCAATCTCACGGACGAGCTGGACGCCATGCTCGAGGAGGAGAAGCGCGTGGGCCTCAACATTGACAGTGAATGA
- the LOC108159786 gene encoding uncharacterized protein LOC108159786, which translates to MRTKHLILILIGVIFATIVFIAVGPAGEPNDSFKNIVVQTHQQLKEFQENLRVGLERKKLEIDAKYLVLLGFTSSKDGSPQQQQKELQQNHQQLPQTDLPAPATKAELELSDLRRQHAQEAGANAQHGDDQEREKEMGQHRRITTPYNGTKSNFTIVTYVQEGQAPSAILLAQNIAVKLPGEHLLIYDLGVSEEQLKALNAYCNISRCAVITYDLSEFPSFVADQRTHAYRPIVIKDALLRARSVLFVENYMRMRGGYHELQELQSRGMVAGVLGWNTPTAVSSLTHPKMFDFFESDAEDFIFLRMVDLDVVFFVDNLFVTEKIMLPWLKCCLTQECIDPIGAQSNGCKFNKKPLYRYSGCHGYDASAFNIVLGLTWRWDNSKYSLPSDDAKNMFYKETLEQATRILESRRRNSSETSDHPFTED; encoded by the exons ATGCGCACGAAACACTTGATCCTGATACTGATCGGGGTGATATTCGCAACGATCGTGTTCATCGCCGTTGGCCCAGCCGGGGAGCCGAACGATTCATTCAAGAACATCGTCGTCCAGACGCACCAGCAGCTGAAAGAGTTCCAG GAGAACCTACGCGTGGGCCTGGAGCGGAAGAAGCTCGAAATAGATGCCAAGTATCTGGTGCTGCTTGGATTCACCTCCTCCAAGGATGGCtcgccacagcagcagcaaaaggagCTGCAGCAGAATCATCAGCAGCTGCCGCAGACGGACCTCCCAGCTCCTGCTACCAAGGCGGAACTGGAGCTCAGCgatctgcgtcgccagcatGCACAAGAAGCGGGCGCCAATGCGCAGCACGGCGACGACCAggagagggagaaggagaTGGGGCAGCACAGGAGGATCACAACACCATACAATGGCACCAAGAGCAACTTCACCATTGTCACGTACGTGCAGGAGGGGCAGGCGCCATCGGCCATACTGCTGGCCCAGAACATCGCCGTTAAGCTGCCCGGCGAGCATCTGCTCATCTACGACCTGGGCGTGTCGGAGGAGCAACTGAAAGCCCTCAACGCCTACTGCAACATCAGCCGTTGCGCCGTCATCACCTACGACCTGTCCGAGTTCCCCTCGTTCGTCGCCGACCAGCGGACGCACGCCTACCGGCCCATTGTGATAAAAGACGCCCTGCTGCGGGCCCGGTCGGTGCTGTTCGTGGAGAACTACATGCGGATGCGCGGCGGCTACCACGAGCTGCAGGAGCTGCAGAGCCGCGGCATGGTGGCCGGTGTCCTTGGCTGGAACACGCCCACGGCGGTGTCCTCGCTCACCCATCCCAAGATGTTCGACTTCTTCGAGTCGGATGCCGAGGACTTCATATTCCTGCGGATGGTCGATCTCGATGTGGTCTTCTTCGTGGACAATCTGTTTGTCACCGAGAAGATCATGCTGCCGTGGCTTAAGTGCTGCCTCACCCAGGAGTGCATCGATCCAATTg GTGCCCAATCGAACGGCTGCAAGTTCAACAAGAAGCCCTTGTATCGGTACTCCGGCTGCCATGGCTACGATGCATCCGCCTTCAACATTGTGCTGGGTCTGACTTGGCGCTGGGACAACTCGAAGTACTCGCTGCCCAGCGACGATGCCAAGAACATGTTCTACAAGGAGACCCTGGAGCAGGCAACACGCATTCTGGAGAGTCGACGTCGCAACAGCAGCGAGACATCCGATCATCCGTTCACGGAGGACTGA
- the LOC108159787 gene encoding neo-calmodulin, with protein sequence MEDLTDEENKFIEDAFAVMDKESDGSVTAKELAVLMRSLGRSPTDNELQAMINEVDADGNGSIELEEFAFMIIRKMHDTNHEDELRDAFRVFDKENNGYITSSELKVVLTALGMKLPDDEIEEMIREYDIDQDGHLDFEEFVNMMTTR encoded by the coding sequence ATGGAGGATCTAACGGATGAGGAGAACAAGTTCATTGAGGATGCATTCGCTGTAATGGACAAGGAGTCGGACGGCTCCGTCACCGCCAAGGAATTGGCCGTCCTAATGCGTTCCCTGGGCCGCTCGCCCACCGACAACGAGCTCCAGGCGATGATCAACGAGGTGGATGCGGATGGCAACGGCTCCATCGAGCTAGAAGAGTTCGCCTTCATGATTATACGCAAGATGCACGACACCAACCACGAGGACGAGCTGCGGGACGCCTTCCGCGTCTTCGACAAGGAGAACAATGGCTACATCACGTCATCGGAGCTCAAGGTGGTCCTCACGGCCCTGGGCATGAAGTTGCCCGACGACGAGATAGAGGAGATGATTCGGGAGTACGACATCGACCAGGATGGCCATCTCGACTTTGAGGAGTTCGTCAACATGATGACGACCCGTTAG
- the LOC108159790 gene encoding uncharacterized protein LOC108159790 has translation MDTADTIVAGKSSIQDTAIQCELLLPQGHRQRTYVFDIADIRLRRRLVGRFYGLLVLQVACTLPCLRVMLAYPPPYPGAVVSFSYLMTLFLYTCFYMWRDWRRPAPYNYLVLLLSTATSSLNRSFYLMYLATSHWIYAYPIILMAELLALMLYSAQDRYRFTQARGILIIFLVFSMFSLMAYRLDLLLQIVYSMACTFEAWYVIYDTHLMLCGQHGYMIGAEEYVYAAGSMHCDIPRCFWRLLKMMILSKFVEAFRWIQGCFTTEVC, from the exons ATGGATACGGCGGACACAATAGTAGCGGGAAAATCATCGATCCAGGACACGGCCATTCAATGCGAGCTACTGCTCCCACAAGGGCACCGCCAGAGGACCTACGTATTTGACATAGCAGACATTCGCCTGAGACGCCGTCTAGTGGGCCGCTTCTATGGATTGCTAGTC CTTCAGGTGGCCTGCACCCTGCCCTGCCTGAGGGTGATGTTGGCCTACCCACCGCCCTATCCCGGAGCGGTTGTTTCGTTTTCCTATCTGATGACCCTCTTCCTCTACACGTGCTTCTATATGTGGCGCGATTGGCGGCGACCGGCACCCTACAACTACCTCGTCCTGCTCCTCAGCACGGCGACCAGCTCGCTGAACCGCAGCTTCTATCTGATGTACTTGGCCACGTCGCATTGG ATCTATGCCTACCCCATCATCCTAATGGCGGAGCTACTGGCGCTGATGCTCTACTCGGCACAGGATCGCTACAGATTTACCCAGGCTCGAGGAATTCTCATAATATTCCTCGTCTTTTCCATGTTTTCCCTGATGGCCTATAGGTTGGACCTGCTCTTGCAAATAGTCTACAGCATGGCCTGCACATTCGAGGCCTGGTATGTGATCTACGACACCCACTTGATGCTCTGCGGACAACATGGTTACATGATTGGAGCCGAGGAATATGTCTATGCCGCCGGCAGCATGCACTGCGATATCCCCAGGTGCTTCTGGAGGCTGCTGAAAATGATGATCCTAAGCAAGTTCGTCGAGGCTTTTCGCTGGATACAGGGCTGCTTCACCACTGAGGTTTGTTGA